The following are encoded in a window of Kitasatospora fiedleri genomic DNA:
- a CDS encoding helix-turn-helix domain-containing protein has protein sequence MAVRTEEPARVGPLLAQWRRRRRVSQLELANLAGVSARHVGFVETGRAQPSREMVLRLAEHLEVPLRERNALLMAAGYAPVFREKPLDDPAMRPVLEAVRRVLRGHHPYPALAVDGRWDIVAANAAFDLFTEGVAAHLLEPPVNALRLVLHPDGMAPRMVNLGQWRGKLLTRLARCAALDERLRPLYEELQGYPCDQPVPEVDVPGPDDIMVPLELRCGDQVLTFIATLATFGTARDVTISELLIESFFPADDRTAAHLNALTGPPPSSS, from the coding sequence ATGGCGGTGCGCACGGAGGAACCGGCCCGGGTGGGGCCGCTGTTGGCGCAGTGGCGGCGGCGCAGGCGGGTCAGCCAGTTGGAGCTGGCCAACCTGGCGGGCGTCTCGGCGCGGCACGTCGGCTTCGTGGAGACCGGGCGCGCGCAGCCCAGCCGCGAGATGGTGCTGCGGCTGGCCGAGCACCTGGAGGTGCCGCTGCGGGAGCGCAACGCGCTGCTGATGGCGGCCGGGTACGCGCCCGTGTTCCGGGAGAAGCCGCTCGACGACCCGGCGATGCGGCCGGTCCTGGAGGCGGTGCGGCGGGTGCTGCGCGGTCACCACCCCTACCCGGCCCTGGCGGTGGACGGCCGGTGGGACATCGTCGCCGCCAACGCCGCGTTCGACCTGTTCACCGAGGGCGTCGCCGCCCACCTGCTGGAACCGCCGGTGAACGCCCTGCGGCTGGTCCTGCACCCCGACGGGATGGCCCCCCGGATGGTCAACCTCGGCCAGTGGCGGGGCAAACTGCTCACCCGGCTCGCCCGCTGCGCGGCGCTCGACGAACGGCTCCGCCCGCTCTACGAGGAACTCCAGGGCTACCCGTGCGACCAGCCGGTGCCCGAGGTCGACGTCCCCGGCCCGGACGACATCATGGTCCCGCTCGAACTGCGCTGCGGCGACCAGGTGTTGACCTTCATCGCCACCCTCGCCACCTTCGGCACCGCCCGGGACGTGACCATCTCCGAACTGCTCATCGAGAGCTTCTTCCCGGCCGACGACCGCACCGCCGCCCACCTGAACGCCCTCACCGGCCCGCCCCCCTCCTCCTCCTGA
- a CDS encoding UDP-N-acetylglucosamine 1-carboxyvinyltransferase, with the protein MCSHSDEDYLSRIGKLVRAARTHKGWTQTQLAAALGTTQSAVARIESGGQNIGLDLVARIGEALDSEIVSLGVAGPMNLRVVGGRRLSGSIEVRTSKNACVALLAGSLLTTGRTTLRRAARIEEVYRLLEVLASIGVRHRWINDGLDLEITPPAELDLSGIDEEAARRTRSILMFLGPLLHRADRFEIPYAGGCDLGTRTVQPHLSALRQFGLHVNATTGSYRASVDRGVSPQRPIVLTERGDTVTENVLLAAARHPGTTVIRNASANYMVQDLCFFLELLGVRVEGIGTTTLTVHGKAVIDADVDYAPSEDPVEAMSLLTAAVVTDSELTIRRVPIEFIEIELAVLDEMGLECERGPEYPAANGRTRLTDLTVRPSKLVAPIDKIHPMPFPGINIDNLPFFAAIAACAHGSTLVHDWVYENRSVYLTELGRVGASVQLMDPHRVLVEGPTRWRAAEMMCPPALRPAMVLLLAMLAAEGTSILRNVYVINRGYEDLAARLNSVGAQIEVFRDI; encoded by the coding sequence ATATGTTCGCACAGTGACGAAGACTACCTCTCCCGCATCGGCAAGCTCGTCCGCGCCGCCCGCACCCACAAGGGCTGGACGCAGACCCAACTGGCCGCGGCCCTCGGCACCACCCAGAGCGCGGTGGCCCGGATCGAATCGGGCGGCCAGAACATCGGGCTGGACCTGGTCGCCCGGATCGGCGAGGCGCTCGACAGCGAGATCGTCTCGCTCGGCGTGGCCGGCCCGATGAACCTCCGGGTGGTCGGCGGACGCCGCCTCTCCGGCAGCATCGAGGTCCGAACCAGCAAGAACGCCTGCGTCGCCCTGCTCGCCGGCTCCCTGCTGACCACCGGCCGCACCACCCTGCGCCGCGCCGCCCGGATCGAGGAGGTCTACCGCCTGCTGGAGGTCCTCGCCAGCATCGGTGTCCGCCACCGCTGGATCAACGACGGCCTCGACCTGGAGATCACCCCGCCCGCCGAACTCGACCTCTCCGGCATCGACGAGGAGGCCGCCCGGCGCACCCGCAGCATCCTGATGTTCCTCGGCCCGCTGCTGCACCGTGCCGACCGCTTCGAGATCCCCTACGCGGGCGGCTGCGACCTCGGCACCCGCACCGTCCAGCCGCACCTGTCGGCGCTGCGCCAGTTCGGACTGCACGTCAACGCCACCACCGGCAGCTACCGGGCCAGCGTCGACCGCGGCGTCTCCCCGCAGCGCCCCATCGTGCTCACCGAACGCGGCGACACCGTCACCGAGAACGTGCTGCTGGCCGCCGCCCGCCACCCCGGCACCACCGTCATCCGCAACGCCAGCGCCAACTACATGGTCCAGGACCTGTGCTTCTTCCTGGAACTGCTCGGCGTACGGGTCGAGGGCATCGGCACCACCACGCTCACCGTGCACGGCAAGGCCGTCATCGACGCCGACGTCGACTACGCCCCCTCCGAGGACCCGGTGGAGGCGATGAGCCTGCTCACCGCCGCCGTCGTCACCGACTCCGAACTGACCATCCGCCGGGTGCCGATCGAGTTCATCGAGATCGAGCTCGCCGTCCTCGACGAGATGGGCCTGGAGTGCGAGCGCGGCCCCGAGTACCCGGCCGCCAACGGCCGCACCCGGCTCACCGACCTGACCGTGCGCCCCTCCAAGCTGGTCGCGCCGATCGACAAGATCCACCCGATGCCGTTCCCCGGCATCAACATCGACAACCTGCCGTTCTTCGCCGCGATCGCCGCCTGCGCGCACGGCTCCACCCTGGTCCACGACTGGGTGTACGAGAACCGCTCGGTCTACCTCACCGAACTCGGCCGGGTCGGCGCCAGCGTCCAACTCATGGACCCGCACCGGGTCCTGGTCGAGGGCCCCACCCGCTGGCGCGCCGCCGAGATGATGTGCCCGCCCGCGCTGCGCCCCGCGATGGTCCTGCTGCTCGCCATGCTGGCCGCCGAGGGCACGTCCATCCTGCGCAACGTCTACGTGATCAACCGCGGCTACGAGGACCTGGCCGCCCGCCTCAACTCGGTCGGCGCGCAGATCGAGGTCTTCCGCGACATCTGA
- a CDS encoding FAD-dependent oxidoreductase, giving the protein MNTPAHTPAHTPAHTPVTIVGAGLGGLLLARVLHVHGIPAEVYEAETSPTARAQGGMLDIHPDNGQPALAAAGLTEQFRALVLPGREAARALTPDGGVLLDQPDDGTGRRPEVQRGDLRDLLLSALPAGTVHWGRKAVDVRALGDGRHRVEFADGSAITTDLLVGADGAWSKVRPLLSDARPAYTGTSFVETYLHDADTAHPATARAVGGGAMFALVPGQGIQAHRETGGVLHTYVALRRPLEWFAAVDFTDPAAAGARIAAEFPGWAPELTALITEGATPPVLRPLHTLPADHRWERVPGVTLIGDAAHLMIPSGEGANLAMYDAARLGQLLAAHPGDPETALAVHEAEMFARSAAEAADAAVLHELMLGPTSPHGLIAMFTGAGADADAGESAGV; this is encoded by the coding sequence GTGAACACCCCCGCCCACACCCCCGCCCACACCCCCGCCCACACCCCCGTCACCATCGTCGGAGCCGGCCTCGGCGGCCTGCTGCTGGCCCGCGTCCTGCACGTCCACGGCATTCCCGCCGAGGTGTACGAGGCCGAGACCTCGCCCACCGCCCGGGCCCAGGGCGGCATGCTCGACATCCACCCCGACAACGGCCAACCCGCCCTCGCCGCAGCCGGGTTGACCGAGCAGTTCCGCGCCCTCGTGCTGCCCGGACGGGAGGCCGCCCGGGCCCTGACCCCCGACGGCGGCGTGCTGCTCGACCAGCCCGACGACGGCACCGGCCGGCGCCCCGAGGTCCAGCGCGGCGACCTGCGCGACCTGCTGCTCTCCGCGCTGCCCGCCGGCACCGTGCACTGGGGCCGCAAGGCGGTGGACGTCCGGGCGCTCGGCGACGGCCGCCACCGGGTCGAGTTCGCCGACGGCAGCGCGATCACCACCGACCTGCTGGTCGGCGCGGACGGCGCCTGGTCCAAGGTCCGTCCGCTGCTCTCCGACGCCCGGCCCGCCTACACCGGCACGTCCTTCGTCGAGACCTACCTGCACGACGCCGACACCGCCCACCCCGCCACCGCCCGGGCCGTCGGCGGCGGCGCGATGTTCGCGCTCGTCCCCGGCCAGGGCATCCAGGCCCACCGCGAGACCGGCGGCGTCCTGCACACCTACGTGGCGCTGCGCCGTCCGCTGGAGTGGTTCGCCGCCGTCGACTTCACCGACCCGGCCGCCGCCGGGGCCCGGATCGCCGCCGAGTTCCCCGGCTGGGCGCCCGAACTCACCGCCCTGATCACCGAGGGCGCCACCCCGCCCGTGCTGCGCCCGCTGCACACCCTGCCCGCCGACCACCGCTGGGAGCGCGTCCCCGGCGTCACCCTGATCGGCGACGCCGCACACCTGATGATCCCGTCCGGCGAGGGCGCCAACCTCGCCATGTACGACGCCGCCCGGCTGGGGCAACTGCTCGCCGCGCACCCCGGCGACCCCGAGACGGCGCTCGCCGTGCACGAGGCGGAGATGTTCGCGCGCAGCGCCGCCGAGGCCGCCGACGCCGCCGTCCTGCACGAGCTGATGCTCGGTCCGACCTCCCCGCACGGCCTGATCGCCATGTTCACGGGCGCGGGCGCGGACGCGGACGCGGGGGAGTCGGCGGGGGTCTGA
- a CDS encoding nuclear transport factor 2-like protein produces MTAPAQGAAAGPDPEELARRYVRLWNEPDPDRRRAAVAELFAPAVAHRTPTTAVDGRAALTERIALAHAAWVRDTGHAFRLVPGTDGHHGVVRLRWEMVRAASGACVSAGTDLLGLDPAGLVLTDHQFIDR; encoded by the coding sequence GTGACCGCCCCGGCGCAGGGGGCGGCGGCCGGGCCCGACCCCGAGGAACTGGCCCGCCGCTACGTGCGGCTGTGGAACGAGCCCGACCCGGACCGGCGCCGCGCCGCCGTGGCGGAGCTGTTCGCGCCCGCGGTCGCGCACCGCACCCCGACGACGGCGGTGGACGGCCGGGCGGCGCTCACCGAGCGGATCGCCCTGGCCCACGCGGCGTGGGTGCGCGACACCGGGCACGCGTTCCGCCTGGTGCCCGGCACGGACGGGCACCACGGGGTGGTCCGGCTCCGCTGGGAGATGGTGCGGGCGGCGAGCGGCGCGTGCGTCTCGGCGGGCACCGACCTGCTCGGGCTCGACCCGGCCGGGCTGGTCCTGACCGACCACCAGTTCATCGACCGCTGA
- a CDS encoding MFS transporter, which translates to MTDSTTVPAASAAAPAPVPAQAAAPPGAPHPATLPIVLVGVFLSGLDFFIVNVAVPAIRLDLHATDAQIQLVVAAYALAYGVGLITGGRLGDLYGRRRVLALGMTLFTAASAAAGAAPTAELLIAGRVLQGAAAALMAPQVIGIITTSYQGQARTRALSWYAAAAGIAAVFGQLIGGVLIRTDVLGLGWRACFLVNLPIGLAAAVAAARLLPESKAPGRSRPDLLGLLLATAALTAVCLPLIEGRERGWPLWTWLLLAAGPPLLAAFAVQQRRLARTGGSPSLDLSLFRERAFTAGLAAQLIFWASMASYFLVFALYLQQGRHLAPISSGLVFSVLGVGYVAASATARHLAARIGRHAITAGCALRAAGLLLELWAVADTATSLWWLVPGLLLDGCGMGLSFAPLTATVLARVPAASAGSAGGVLTTGLQVGNALGVALIGLVFYRVLADTPGPDAVPAAFRACLLYVLAATALLALVVQALPGRKAAGR; encoded by the coding sequence ATGACCGACAGCACCACCGTGCCCGCCGCCTCTGCCGCCGCTCCCGCCCCCGTCCCCGCCCAGGCCGCCGCGCCACCGGGCGCGCCGCACCCCGCCACCCTGCCGATCGTCCTGGTCGGCGTGTTCCTCTCCGGACTCGACTTCTTCATCGTCAACGTCGCCGTCCCCGCCATCCGGCTCGACCTGCACGCCACCGACGCCCAGATCCAACTCGTCGTCGCCGCCTACGCGCTGGCCTACGGCGTCGGCCTGATCACCGGCGGCCGGCTGGGCGACCTGTACGGGCGCCGCCGCGTCCTCGCGCTGGGCATGACCCTGTTCACCGCCGCCTCCGCCGCCGCCGGCGCCGCCCCCACCGCCGAACTGCTGATCGCCGGACGGGTGCTCCAGGGCGCCGCCGCCGCCCTGATGGCCCCCCAGGTGATCGGCATCATCACCACCTCCTACCAGGGCCAGGCCCGCACCAGGGCGCTGAGCTGGTACGCCGCCGCGGCCGGGATCGCCGCCGTGTTCGGCCAGCTGATCGGCGGCGTGCTGATCCGCACCGACGTGCTGGGCCTGGGCTGGCGGGCCTGCTTCCTGGTCAACCTGCCGATCGGCCTGGCCGCCGCCGTCGCCGCGGCCCGGCTGCTCCCGGAGTCCAAGGCCCCCGGCCGGTCGCGCCCCGACCTGCTCGGGCTGCTGCTGGCGACCGCCGCGCTGACCGCCGTCTGCCTGCCGCTGATCGAGGGCCGGGAACGCGGCTGGCCGCTGTGGACCTGGCTGCTGCTGGCCGCCGGACCGCCGCTGCTCGCCGCGTTCGCCGTCCAGCAGCGCCGCCTGGCCCGGACCGGCGGCTCGCCCTCGCTCGACCTCTCCCTGTTCCGGGAGCGCGCCTTCACGGCCGGCCTGGCCGCCCAGCTGATCTTCTGGGCGTCGATGGCCTCGTACTTCCTGGTGTTCGCGCTCTACCTCCAGCAGGGCCGCCACCTGGCGCCGATCTCCTCCGGCCTGGTGTTCAGCGTGCTCGGCGTCGGCTACGTGGCCGCCTCCGCCACCGCCCGGCACCTGGCCGCCCGGATCGGCCGGCACGCCATCACGGCGGGCTGCGCGCTGCGCGCCGCCGGGCTGCTGCTGGAGCTGTGGGCCGTCGCCGACACCGCGACCAGCCTCTGGTGGCTGGTGCCCGGCCTGCTGCTGGACGGCTGCGGCATGGGCCTGTCCTTCGCCCCGCTGACCGCCACCGTGCTGGCCCGCGTCCCGGCCGCGAGCGCGGGCTCGGCCGGCGGCGTGCTGACCACCGGCCTCCAGGTCGGCAACGCCCTCGGCGTCGCCCTGATCGGCCTGGTCTTCTACCGCGTCCTCGCCGACACCCCCGGCCCCGACGCCGTCCCCGCCGCGTTCCGGGCCTGCCTGCTGTACGTGCTGGCCGCCACCGCGCTGCTCGCCCTGGTGGTCCAGGCGCTGCCCGGCCGGAAGGCGGCCGGACGGTGA